The Haloplanus natans DSM 17983 DNA segment CGCCGTCAGTTCTGCCGTTCGAACCGGTGCAGCACGATTTCGGAGGTGTCGTCCCACTCGAAATGGTCGTGGGCGCGCTCCAGAATCTGCTTGTAATGGTCCAAGTCGCGGGCGCCCTCGGCCTGGGCGTCGGCGTCGGTCATGTCCCCGAGGGTGCGGTCGGCCACCTCGACGACTTCGAAGGTGGCGCCGTCGAGTTCGAAGGTGTCGCCCTCGTCGGCGTACTGCTGGCCGCGATGGATCTGCGTCACTTCGCCGTCGAGTGCCTGCTGGCGCATCCGGTCGTTCGGCAGGAGCGTGCCGGGGTCGATGTCTGCCATACGCGAACGTAGGACTCGACGGTCAAAAACGGTCGGACGGGAACGAGCGCCACCATCCGGGTGGTGCGGCAAAAATCGTGCAAATATATAAACAAAGACAAATGATACACCAAAATAGACTACATTCAAAACACTATTTCTCCAATTTAGGCTACTATGTCCGATAAATATTTATTCCTCTGCCTGAATGGTCAGGTATGGTAGAACGCGACGACGGATCGACGGTCGCATCGCACACCGAGTACGTCCGGACTCGGGTCCAGTGTGTCGGCTGTGGGATGAGCGTCCCGACGAGGAAGGGAAGCGGTCGGCGGCTATGCGGCCGCTGTCGGCGGAGCAACTGATGGATCGCACGGACGCGACGCTCCAGCAGGCCCCGGAGTTCGAACTGGAATGTCTCTACGACGATCCATCGAGCCCGTCGGAGCTGACGGTGTTCTCACCGGAGACGCCGGCGATGGCGACGGAATGGCTCACCGTCGACCGGTCGGCGGCGGTCAGCCTCGATCGGATGCGATAGCCTACTCGTCGGGGCGCACGAAGCCGTCCTCGTCGTCGGACGACCACACGCCCGACACGTCGGTCGGCTCGATCGGTACCTCCTTGCGGCTCCCCATCGCTCCCACTTCCCGCGTCGGAAAGTCGTCGTCCGGGGCCGTGATCGTGATGTCGGAGTGAGCGAACAGATACTCGGCGGTGATGCAGACGTCTCCGGAAAGCTCGCCGCGGATCACCCCGTCGGCGTCGGTGAACGTGAGCGCGCGTCGGTACGGCCGTTGGCAGGCCGGACACGTTCCGCCGTACGGCTGTCCGTCGGCGTCGCCGGCCATGATGCGGTCGTCTGAGTCGACCATACGGTTCCCACTGCGACCGGGGAGTATAGGCGTTGCCAGTCGGCCCGCAGAGGGGCGGCGGAGCGTCGCGATCCTAAACCGTGTTTAATCACCTAGTACACTGCCCCACACACCAATGCAATTTGGAATAATAGATGGCAAAACGATATATACTTGGATATATTGAGACATAATCGACGTGTTCGAGCACAATAGCCCAAAGATTTCGGAGAATAGTGCAAAATTGATCGAGATTGATTCGGAGACGGGAGCCAACTGACGACCAATGTTCGACAAATCGGATCTGGAAGGGCCACGTATCGATCGACGGACGGCGACGAAACTGCTCGCGGCGGGGGGTCTCAGCGGCCTCGCCGGGTGTAGCGGTGGCGGTGATTCGGGCGGTGACGACGATGCCGGTGGGGGTGGAACCGAGAGCAGCAGTGAGTCGACCAGTTCAGGTGGGTCGAGCGGCGGGTCGATCACCGCCGGGTGGAACATCGACGAAATCGAGTATCTCGACCCCCACTACATCGACAAAGGACAGGAGATTTACCTCTCCTCGAACATCTACAGCGGCCTCGTGAAAATCGGGGCCGACGGCTCCATCGTCGGCGACCTAGCCACCGACTGGTCGCTCCCGGACAGTTCGACGTACGTCTTCGACCTGAAGGAGGGGGCGACCTTCCACAACGGCGATCCGCTCGACGCCGCGGCGGTGAAGGCGTCGTTCGAACGGCTGATGAGCCTCGACGACTCGCCGCATCTGGGCAAGGTGTCGTCGGTCGACAGCGTCACCGCGGAGGACGCCACCACCCTGCGGATCAGCCTTTCACAGACCGTCGGGCCGTTCATCTCCTTCCTGACGCGGGGGCCGGGTCGTGCCGGCACCATCGTCCACGCCCCGAGCGCCACGTCGAACCCAG contains these protein-coding regions:
- a CDS encoding ASCH domain-containing protein produces the protein MADIDPGTLLPNDRMRQQALDGEVTQIHRGQQYADEGDTFELDGATFEVVEVADRTLGDMTDADAQAEGARDLDHYKQILERAHDHFEWDDTSEIVLHRFERQN
- a CDS encoding DUF7511 domain-containing protein; this translates as MDRTDATLQQAPEFELECLYDDPSSPSELTVFSPETPAMATEWLTVDRSAAVSLDRMR